The following proteins are encoded in a genomic region of Toxotes jaculatrix isolate fToxJac2 chromosome 3, fToxJac2.pri, whole genome shotgun sequence:
- the ahcy gene encoding adenosylhomocysteinase — translation MSEKLPFKVADISLAEWGRKAIDIAENEMPGLMKMRELYGQSKPLKGARIAGCLHMTLQTAVLIETLTALGAEVQWSSCNIFSTQDHAAAAIAKAGIPVYAWKGETDEEYVWCIEQTLYFKDGQPLNMILDDGGDLTNLVHQKYPKLLAGIRGVSEETTTGVHNLYKMMKKGELKIPAINVNDSVTKSKFDNLYGCRESLIDGIKRATDVMIAGKVAVVAGYGDVGKGCVQALRGFGARVIVTEIDPINALQAAMEGYEVTTMDEACKEGNIFVTTTGCEDIILGHHFENMKDDAIVCNIGHFDCEIDMSWLNKNAAEKVNIKPQVDRYRMKSGNHIIVLAEGRLVNLGCAMGHPSFVMSNSFTNQVLAQIELWTNTAKYPLGVYFLPKKLDEQVAAAHLDKLGVKLTKLTDKQAKYLGLPAEGPFKPDHYRY, via the exons ATGTCTGAGAAACTTCCCTTCAAAGTCG CTGACATCAGCCTGGCCGAATGGGGGCGTAAGGCCATTGACATTGCAGAGAATGAGATGCCTGGTCTGATGAAGATGAGGGAGTTGTACGGTCAGTCCAAGCCTCTGAAGGGTGCCCGCATCGCCGGCTGCCTCCACATGACCCTGCAGACGGCCGTGCTCATCGAGACCCTCACTGCCCTCGGTGCAGAG GTTCAGTGGTCGAGCTGTAACATCTTCTCCACTCAGGATCACGCTGCTGCCGCTATCGCCAAGGCTGGCATTCCAG tGTATGCCTGGAAAGGTGAGACAGATGAGGAGTACGTGTGGTGCATCGAACAGACTCTGTACTTCAAAGATGGCCAGCCCCTCAACATGATCCTGGATGACGGAGGAGACCTGACCAACCTGGTCCACCAGAAGTACCCCAAGCTGCTGGCAg GTATCCGTGGAGTGTCGGAGGAGACCACTACAGGTGTCCACAACCTGTACAAGATGATGAAGAAGGGCGAGCTGAAGATCCCCGCCATCAACGTCAACGACTCTGTAACAAAG agtAAGTTTGACAACCTGTACGGCTGCAGGGAGAGTCTGATCGATGGTATCAAGCGCGCCACTGATGTGATGATCGCCGGTAAAGTTGCCGTGGTGGCGGGGTACGGTGACGTGGGCAAAGGCTGCGTCCAGGCCCTGCGTGGTTTCGGAGCTCGTGTCATCGTCACCGAGATCGACCCCATCAATGCCCTGCAGGCCGCCATGGAGG GTTATGAGGTTACCACTATGGACGAGGCTTGTAAGGAGGGAAACATCTTTGTCACCACCACCGGCTGTGAGGACATCATCCTGGGACA cCACTTTGAGAACATGAAGGATGATGCCATCGTTTGTAACATTGGACACTTTGACTGTGAGATCGACATGAGCTGGCTCAATAAAAACGCTGCAGAGAAGGTCAACATCAAGCCTCAG gttgATCGCTATCGTATGAAGAGTGGTAATCACATCATTGTCCTGGCCGAGGGCAGACTGGTCAACCTGGGCTGTGCCATGGGACACCCATCCTTCGTCATGAGCAACTCCTTCACCAATCAG GTGCTGGCTCAGATCGAGTTGTGGACGAACACCGCCAAATACCCCCTGGGAGTCTACTTCTTGCCCAAGAAG TTGGATGAGCAGGTGGCAGCTGCCCACCTGGATAAACTCGGGGTGAAGCTGACCAAGCTGACAGACAAGCAGGCCAAGTACCTGGGTCTGCCCGCCGAGGGGCCCTTCAAACCGGACCACTATCGCTACTGA
- the LOC121179501 gene encoding uncharacterized protein C20orf85 homolog translates to MADSKRTSEPINFVHQDEICVCVCVCRKAHVKVEKDSAEVWPKKWGFLNEVYKEYERESVKLKKAVRVELPHHLVPQPANPPEKYIPVAPSPPVPQTTQALIGWRSGQSHLQLEKFGTVHYGRRSFLKELDWPLDACS, encoded by the exons ATGGCGGATTCAAAGCGAACATCTGAACCCATTAACTTCGTGCATCAGGACGAAATCTG tgtgtgtgtgtgtgtgtgcaggaaagCACATGTAAAAGTTGAGAAGGATTCGGCTGAAGTCTGGCCCAAAAAGTGGGGTTTCCTGAACGAAGTCTACAAGGAG tACGAGAGGGAGAGTGTGAAGCTGAAGAAAGCTGTCAGAGTGGAGCTTCCCCACCATCTGGTCCCACAACCTGCAAACCCTCCAGAAAAATACATCCCT GTTGCTCCCTCCCCTCCAGTTCCTCAGACAACGCAGGCCCTGATTGGTTGGCGTTCGGGTCAGTCACACCTTCAACTGGAAAAGTTCGGCACGGTGCATTATGGGAGGCGCAGTTTTCTGAAGGAGCTGGACTGGCCTCTTGATGCTTGTAGCTGA
- the chmp4ba gene encoding charged multivesicular body protein 4b, protein MSLFGKLFGSGGKGGKAPTPQEAIQRLRETEEMLAKKQDFLEKKIDQELLTAKKNGTKNKRAALQALKRKKRYEKQLAQIDGTLSTIEFQREALENANTNTEVLKNMGFAAKAMKAAHENMDIDKVDDLMADITEQQEVAQEISDVISRPVGFGEDYDEDELMAELEELEQEELDKNLLEIEGTEDVPLPSVPSTSLPSRPAKKKEEEDEDDMADLEAWAAN, encoded by the exons ATGTCATTATTTGGGAAGTTGTTCGGCAGCGGGGGTAAGGGTGGGAAAGCGCCGACACCCCAGGAGGCTATCCAGCGGCTCAGAGAGACCGAGGAGATGTTGGCcaaaaaacaggattttttaGAGAAGAAAATCGACCAGGAGCTGTTAACGGCGAAGAAGAACGGCACGAAAAACAAACGAG CGGCTCTACAAGCCTTGAAGAGAAAAAAGCGTTATGAGAAGCAGCTGGCTCAGATTGACGGGACATTGTCCACCATTGAGTTCCAGAGGGAGGCGCTAGAGAACGCCAACACCAACACAGAAGTCCTCAAGAACATGGGCTTTGCTGCCAAGGCAATGAAAGctgcacatgaaaacat GGACATAGACAAAGTAGACGATTTGATGGCGGATATCACAGAACAGCAGGAAGTGGCTCAGGAAATCTCAGATGTCATTTCCAGACCAGTCGGATTTGGAGAAGACTATGATGAG gatgAGCTTATggctgagctggaggagctggaacaGGAAGAGCTGGACAAAAATCTTCTGGAGATCGAGGGAACAGAAGACGTCCCTCTGCCCAGCGTACCGTCTACGTCACTACCATCTAGACCGG ccaagaagaaggaggaagaagacgaAGACGACATGGCGGACCTCGAGGCCTGGGCAGCTAACTAA